The stretch of DNA GCAAAGCCCAGGTCCACGGGCTCGTAGACGTTGCGCCCGGCCTCCAGGAGCACGTCCTTGCCCACGACGCCCGCGTCGGCCACGCCGAGTTCGACATAGGTGGGCACGTCGCTGTTGCGCAGCTCGAGCACCCAGGCGTCGCCCGCGTCGTGCTTGAGGGCGCGGCCACTGGGCACCTCGAGAGCCAGGCCTGCCCGCCTGAGCCAGGTCAGGCTCTCTCGCATCACGCGCCCCTTGGGCAGAGCCAGGGTGAGCTTGGGCTCAGCCACGGAGCGATCCCGCCAAGGTCTGCTCGAGCCCCTCTCGCTCGGGCGCCCCCTC from Deinococcota bacterium encodes:
- a CDS encoding ATP phosphoribosyltransferase, encoding MRESLTWLRRAGLALEVPSGRALKHDAGDAWVLELRNSDVPTYVELGVADAGVVGKDVLLEAGRNVYEPVDLGFA